CTCGTTGGCGTACATCATCCAAGACAGGTACGGTAACCATCGTGTCGCAATAGGCATCGTGTTGAGATGGATAAAGACACCGGACGTGATCATGAGGATGTAGTCGAACGGCACCAGATAAGCCATAGCTAGCGGCAACGAGTTGAAGGCGGCCGAGAAGAAGCACCCACAGGCGGTAGACACGTTCATGACAAGAGTGGCCGCAATGGCAGTCACAACGAAGGCGTAGAGTGTTGGACGTAACGCCGCCAACCAGTACGCGATCACGACAAACACGAGCGGCTCAAGGATGAGACCTGGCAACATCGCGACCACATTTGCCACGTAGTACTGCGACGTACGGTAGAGACCGTTCTTCGTCTCGCGGATGAACAGCGGGAACGTCTCGGGGAAGACGGCCAGCACCGCGTACATCGGGGTGAAGGTGTTCTCCGAGATCAAGATGAACAAGATGCCCTGTGTCGCCTGAACGCCCAGTTGCGTGGGTTCGATGGCACCGGCAAAGCACAAACCCGCCATCAGGGCGATTGCCTGCAAGAAAAGAGATACCTCAGATCAGATCCATCGTGCGGTCGGTGGAGTGGAACCAACAGGCTCACTACACCTCACTCACCATCTTCTGCAGCAACCGCAGGTACTGTACTGTGGGATCTCGAACGACGGTTAACAACGCTCTGTACGTCAACCAGAGCGTGGTGTGCAGCCAGTTCGGTCGCCCAGACAGGTGTTGCTCCTCCGTTACCCGATAGTCACCACTCTCCGCCATGTGCACCTCGAGGTTGATCAACACATCTCGCTGACTGGCGGCTTCACTGACCGCAAACAGGTCACAGAGACGTTGGGCTGCCCGTTGGGACGCCTTCTCGAAGCCTGGTGCGGTTGCCAGGGCTCCAATGAGGTACTCTGCCGGGTTATAGCTAGGTGGGCAGGCATGTCCGTGTTGGGCGAAGAACGCGAGTGCGTCATGTGGACGACCAGCATACGCAATACGCCCATCTGCCAGCAACATCACCTGGTCGAACATGGAGAAAAGTTGCGAAGATGGCTGGTGGATAGTGCAGATGATGGCGGTACCACGTCGGGCGAGTTGTTGCAGCGTTGACACCAACGCTTGAGCACTGAACGAGTCCAGCCCGGTCGTAGGTTCGTCGCAGAACAGCAACGTAGGCTTAGTGAGCAGCTCCGTGGCGAAGGCGAGCCGCTTCTTCTCGCCACCGGACAACATCTTCCCATCACCAGCCTCACCAATGCGAGTCTGTGCGCATCTGGTCAACCCCGTGCGCTCTAGCAGGTCCCGAATCATCTGGTCGATGGCTCGATGGCAGACTCGCCGGTCTAGCCGCAACTTCGCCATGAAGTACATGTGCTCGCGTACGGTCAGTGACCCCACAAACAGGTCGTCCTGGTGCACGAATCCACTCAACCGGTACATGTACGGTCCTACCGGTTGTCCATTCACCAGAATGTCCCCCTGCACGACGGTGCCCGCTGTAGGtcgaaatgaaagcgaaacgtCATGTAAGAAACTGCAGATCAGACCCCATCACTCGTGTCAGCTTAAGACTCCATCACG
This genomic interval from Anopheles nili chromosome X, idAnoNiliSN_F5_01, whole genome shotgun sequence contains the following:
- the LOC128728618 gene encoding protein scarlet → MVANGRKRPSSINEQQLIPLDPPSSCLSSPPPGGAGRCYQSSLRSYSKWSPTEQGATLVWRDLCVYATAGSSDDKTGVGGGSQRSSIKRIINNVSGAVTPGTLIALMGSSGAGKSTLMSALAYRTPPGTVVQGDILVNGQPVGPYMYRLSGFVHQDDLFVGSLTVREHMYFMAKLRLDRRVCHRAIDQMIRDLLERTGLTRCAQTRIGEAGDGKMLSGGEKKRLAFATELLTKPTLLFCDEPTTGLDSFSAQALVSTLQQLARRGTAIICTIHQPSSQLFSMFDQVMLLADGRIAYAGRPHDALAFFAQHGHACPPSYNPAEYLIGALATAPGFEKASQRAAQRLCDLFAVSEAASQRDVLINLEVHMAESGDYRVTEEQHLSGRPNWLHTTLWLTYRALLTVVRDPTVQYLRLLQKMAIALMAGLCFAGAIEPTQLGVQATQGILFILISENTFTPMYAVLAVFPETFPLFIRETKNGLYRTSQYYVANVVAMLPGLILEPLVFVVIAYWLAALRPTLYAFVVTAIAATLVMNVSTACGCFFSAAFNSLPLAMAYLVPFDYILMITSGVFIHLNTMPIATRWLPYLSWMMYANEAMSIAQWEGVTNLTCSTVDDKLPCLRTGHEVLEHYSFDESHLQLNLWAMVLLYFCFHVFGYLFLWRKTKR